The following proteins are co-located in the Candidatus Eisenbacteria bacterium genome:
- a CDS encoding glycosyltransferase family 39 protein, protein MQDETEAVQPKRAPNALTEAFLWTALSIGLRLLLLPPMKYLYVGYDGAHFASMARDMARGHFLDALSAYWQPLYPSLVAFASFFARDTELAAHLTSVFFGGALVFPCFLFGNELFGRNQARLASFFVMIHSSLLMESREVLTEPVFSFFLTLTIWFFWKGAVRKNGGFYQFIAGLFGGLSYLARAQGIVGVAVLAFLLLAWREKPFSRRLKSILGFAVGFLLLASPYIFYLKNATGRFTFSTTLSANAFLAEARENGLESVAQLGLTPGQDATFVDAYYFGKGEKIADYGLAAFFARNPGRALKRLVHEGAKAHGFLPHLLPPVVFLLFCLGIVGALYGGKEKRLAVCLAFFVGGAHVLSYAAVYVYFARYLSPLLPFLLLFAASGYEEAVRFVGEKSGRKHAMSGLIFILCVLSLGQAAVQETSFKLHRSPYAAPPLQKEAGLWIRNNLGQGLNIMSRKPGLAFYADGKPVSLPIADSRTSLEYAERRNVDLIAISSSDEIDEMYLPPGARTGILSLSKAKPLPENIVFLKSWKDSQDRWLDLYRFSK, encoded by the coding sequence ATGCAGGATGAAACCGAAGCCGTCCAGCCCAAAAGAGCTCCCAACGCTCTGACCGAGGCTTTCCTCTGGACAGCCCTCTCGATAGGTCTCAGGCTCCTCCTTCTTCCTCCAATGAAGTATCTATATGTTGGGTATGACGGGGCACACTTTGCGTCGATGGCAAGGGATATGGCCCGCGGGCACTTCCTCGATGCGTTGAGCGCCTACTGGCAGCCCCTGTACCCATCCCTGGTCGCTTTTGCTTCTTTCTTTGCACGGGACACGGAGCTTGCGGCGCACCTGACTTCGGTATTCTTCGGCGGTGCCCTCGTCTTTCCTTGCTTCCTCTTCGGAAACGAGCTCTTCGGCAGAAACCAGGCACGGCTCGCGTCTTTTTTTGTGATGATACATTCATCACTCCTTATGGAGTCACGTGAGGTTCTTACCGAGCCGGTCTTCTCCTTCTTCCTGACCTTGACTATCTGGTTTTTCTGGAAGGGAGCCGTGAGAAAAAATGGAGGGTTCTACCAGTTCATTGCCGGACTCTTCGGCGGTCTCAGTTATCTGGCCCGGGCCCAGGGCATTGTTGGCGTGGCTGTTCTTGCTTTCCTGCTTCTTGCCTGGAGAGAGAAGCCCTTCTCAAGAAGGCTGAAAAGCATTCTTGGATTTGCCGTTGGATTTCTGCTTCTAGCATCTCCTTACATTTTCTACCTCAAGAACGCCACTGGGCGGTTCACATTCAGCACTACGCTGTCTGCAAACGCCTTCCTTGCCGAGGCGCGTGAGAACGGCCTGGAGTCAGTGGCACAGCTTGGTCTCACGCCGGGTCAGGATGCAACGTTTGTCGATGCGTACTACTTCGGAAAAGGAGAGAAGATCGCCGATTATGGTTTAGCGGCCTTCTTCGCAAGGAATCCCGGGAGAGCACTTAAGCGGCTCGTTCACGAAGGGGCGAAGGCTCATGGCTTCCTTCCGCATTTACTGCCGCCCGTCGTCTTTCTCCTATTCTGCCTCGGAATCGTCGGCGCTCTTTACGGGGGTAAAGAAAAGAGACTGGCGGTGTGTCTTGCCTTCTTTGTCGGGGGGGCACACGTGCTGAGCTATGCCGCCGTATATGTGTACTTTGCCAGGTACCTCTCGCCGCTTCTCCCGTTCCTCCTGCTCTTTGCAGCAAGCGGCTACGAGGAAGCAGTTCGCTTTGTCGGAGAGAAGTCGGGCCGGAAGCATGCGATGAGTGGACTGATATTCATCCTCTGCGTACTCTCCCTGGGGCAGGCAGCCGTGCAAGAAACATCATTCAAACTGCATCGTTCTCCTTACGCCGCACCGCCTCTTCAGAAAGAAGCAGGCCTCTGGATACGAAACAATCTTGGACAGGGTCTGAATATCATGTCAAGAAAACCTGGGCTTGCATTCTATGCCGACGGGAAGCCCGTATCGCTGCCCATCGCAGACAGTCGGACTTCCCTCGAGTATGCAGAGAGAAGGAACGTGGATTTGATTGCAATATCGTCGTCAGACGAGATTGACGAGATGTACCTTCCGCCGGGAGCAAGAACCGGCATCCTGTCGCTCTCGAAAGCCAAGCCGCTTCCCGAGAATATCGTTTTCTTGAAATCGTGGAAGGATTCTCAGGACAGATGGCTCGACCTGTACCGGTTCTCAAAGTGA
- a CDS encoding MFS transporter — protein MDRESKKSSRLPKVVVSLGITSFLTDVSSEMILPVLPIFITTVLGGSKVSLGLIEGVAESTSSLLKIASGWVSDVAGKRKPFLVFGYAFSNLMKPLLAVAQTWPQVLGIRFADRIGKGIRTSPRDAMIADATRGEFQGKSFGFHRAMDTMGAVVGTLITFLILSVKKDAMRMVFALSLVPGLLACLNLIFTVREKKAESLPPAAAERKPNSPAPAGLIVLTSIMVVFTFATPSYAFLMVRASDIGISARFLPLVYLLYNIVYAALAMPVGISSDKLGRENVLIVGLVLNALLCLGFVLAFHPAHIWLLFILYGFVSAVTETVPRALVSDKTTGGKRGTGFGIYHTAIGLAALPSAVLFGFLWERFGPSVPFVAAMVFSSVATFLLIVTRGGRTAAEKA, from the coding sequence ATGGATAGGGAATCGAAGAAATCGAGCCGCCTGCCAAAGGTCGTTGTTTCCCTCGGTATAACGAGTTTTCTCACCGACGTTTCCTCCGAGATGATTCTGCCCGTCCTTCCTATTTTCATAACAACGGTCCTGGGCGGGTCAAAGGTATCGCTGGGTCTCATCGAGGGTGTTGCTGAATCTACATCGAGCCTTCTCAAGATTGCATCCGGGTGGGTCTCTGATGTCGCAGGAAAGAGGAAGCCTTTTCTTGTATTTGGATACGCGTTCTCAAATCTGATGAAGCCCCTTCTGGCCGTGGCACAAACCTGGCCCCAGGTGCTCGGAATCAGATTTGCGGACAGAATTGGAAAAGGTATCCGCACGTCGCCAAGGGACGCCATGATTGCCGACGCGACCCGTGGAGAATTCCAGGGAAAGTCTTTCGGATTTCACAGGGCCATGGACACTATGGGCGCAGTCGTTGGGACGCTCATTACTTTCCTCATACTGTCTGTGAAAAAAGATGCCATGAGGATGGTTTTTGCGCTCTCTCTGGTGCCCGGCCTTCTAGCATGTCTCAATCTCATTTTTACTGTCAGAGAAAAAAAAGCTGAGAGTTTGCCTCCGGCGGCCGCAGAGCGCAAGCCGAATTCACCTGCGCCGGCTGGGCTGATTGTCCTCACCTCAATCATGGTGGTCTTCACATTCGCGACCCCGAGCTATGCATTTCTCATGGTCAGGGCAAGTGATATCGGAATCAGCGCGCGATTTCTTCCGCTTGTCTACCTTCTCTACAACATCGTTTATGCCGCCCTGGCAATGCCGGTGGGCATAAGCTCCGACAAACTTGGACGGGAAAACGTTCTCATTGTGGGCCTGGTCCTGAATGCGTTACTTTGCCTCGGGTTCGTGCTTGCCTTCCATCCTGCGCACATTTGGCTTCTGTTCATCCTCTACGGCTTTGTAAGTGCGGTGACCGAGACGGTGCCGAGGGCTCTTGTTTCGGACAAGACAACAGGAGGGAAACGGGGCACAGGCTTTGGAATCTATCACACTGCGATTGGGCTCGCCGCTCTTCCCTCAGCCGTTCTCTTTGGCTTCCTGTGGGAGAGATTCGGGCCATCTGTACCTTTCGTTGCTGCTATGGTATTCTCTTCCGTGGCAACTTTTCTCCTAATAGTCACGCGTGGTGGTAGGACTGCTGCCGAAAAGGCATAG
- a CDS encoding GlsB/YeaQ/YmgE family stress response membrane protein: MKIIVLLIIGIVVGWIIKTIAKKMPGGIWGSFIAGFIGAIIGYMIGGGWAKEMGAMNIILAIIVAAVLTYIVSFFKKKETPTETKTT, encoded by the coding sequence ATGAAGATAATAGTTCTTCTGATCATAGGTATAGTTGTTGGCTGGATCATAAAAACAATCGCGAAGAAGATGCCGGGTGGTATCTGGGGTAGTTTCATTGCCGGCTTCATTGGAGCTATCATTGGATATATGATCGGAGGCGGCTGGGCAAAGGAGATGGGGGCCATGAACATCATCTTGGCGATAATAGTGGCAGCCGTTTTGACTTACATAGTCTCCTTCTTCAAGAAGAAAGAAACACCTACTGAAACCAAGACGACCTGA
- a CDS encoding DUF3108 domain-containing protein, whose protein sequence is MSIVVWASVPLSLTISGTVCNTTAMIRVTAGSVLQAALTLVAILPLSLSPLCSGGMLLEAQGQSSAPSTDNQKPPETRLSERPFKVGERLEFSIQYGPVQAGTASLQISDITDVNGYQCYHISSTAESNKFFSTFFKVRDKVESFMDVNGLFSRRFTKNVSEGAYRLQYRVDFDHDNLKAVYSDGTTFEIAPRIQDVLSALYYVRTLDLKVGDTVVIENHTDKKNYPLQVKVYREEEVDTPVGKFRCLLLEPLLQGGGVFQQKGRLLVWVTDDARKVPVLMKSKVVVGSISAVLRKMNLGSKG, encoded by the coding sequence TTGTCAATAGTAGTCTGGGCAAGTGTCCCCTTGTCGTTGACCATCTCAGGGACTGTGTGCAATACTACCGCCATGATTCGCGTCACTGCGGGGTCCGTCCTCCAGGCAGCTCTCACGCTTGTTGCTATTCTTCCTTTGAGTCTTTCGCCGCTTTGCTCGGGCGGGATGCTGCTGGAGGCGCAAGGCCAATCTTCCGCTCCAAGCACGGACAATCAGAAACCCCCTGAGACTCGTCTCTCTGAGAGGCCTTTCAAAGTCGGAGAGCGGCTTGAGTTCTCAATACAATACGGACCGGTACAGGCAGGTACGGCATCCCTCCAGATTAGCGACATAACTGATGTCAACGGATATCAGTGTTATCACATTTCCTCGACCGCAGAATCGAACAAGTTCTTCTCCACGTTCTTCAAGGTGCGCGACAAGGTCGAAAGCTTCATGGATGTGAATGGTCTCTTCTCTAGGCGCTTCACGAAAAATGTCAGCGAGGGTGCGTACCGTCTCCAGTACCGGGTGGATTTCGACCACGACAACCTAAAGGCAGTGTACTCGGACGGCACGACTTTTGAGATAGCTCCGAGAATTCAAGATGTCCTTTCAGCCCTGTACTATGTGAGGACACTGGATCTGAAGGTTGGAGATACTGTCGTCATCGAAAACCACACCGACAAGAAGAACTATCCGCTTCAAGTCAAGGTTTACAGGGAAGAAGAAGTCGATACGCCGGTCGGTAAATTCAGATGCCTCTTGCTGGAGCCTCTGTTGCAGGGCGGCGGCGTTTTCCAGCAGAAGGGAAGGCTGCTCGTCTGGGTGACGGATGATGCGAGAAAGGTCCCGGTCCTGATGAAGAGCAAGGTCGTCGTGGGCTCAATCTCGGCCGTGCTCAGGAAGATGAATCTGGGAAGCAAAGGGTAA